In Bacillus cereus ATCC 14579, a single window of DNA contains:
- a CDS encoding HNH endonuclease, whose amino-acid sequence MLDRLSRENYIIENTLAKVADSVSPIFKGVEILPDGSVVRSGTNYSGKFQEAHDASKASIQSRISNLESGGVKGTGENPEIVKFTEEQLSTKPLYSRDPEKWQKKGGKIEISEEGIWTYIDWEIPPNRVSYPGGFPDFKSAGLVRQEVPIGEFNRYDIDFAKADELAPNGPKLDENTWHHHQDLTTMQEVSKEMHRRFRHMGGMSLAKKLKD is encoded by the coding sequence TTGTTAGATAGATTAAGTCGTGAAAATTATATAATTGAAAATACATTAGCAAAAGTTGCGGACTCCGTATCCCCAATCTTTAAAGGTGTAGAAATACTGCCAGATGGAAGTGTCGTTAGATCTGGAACGAATTATAGCGGGAAATTCCAAGAAGCCCATGATGCCTCAAAGGCGAGTATTCAGAGTAGGATTTCGAATTTGGAGAGTGGAGGGGTTAAGGGTACGGGTGAAAATCCAGAAATAGTGAAATTTACAGAGGAACAATTATCTACTAAACCCTTATATTCTAGAGATCCTGAAAAATGGCAGAAAAAAGGTGGGAAAATCGAAATTAGTGAGGAAGGAATATGGACTTATATTGATTGGGAGATTCCTCCAAATCGAGTTTCTTATCCTGGAGGTTTTCCCGACTTTAAATCTGCTGGGTTGGTAAGACAAGAAGTTCCGATAGGTGAATTTAATAGATATGACATTGATTTTGCTAAAGCTGATGAATTAGCTCCAAATGGACCAAAATTAGATGAAAACACATGGCACCATCATCAAGATTTAACAACAATGCAAGAAGTTAGTAAAGAGATGCATAGAAGATTTCGACATATGGGTGGAATGTCATTAGCTAAGAAGTTAAAAGATTAA